A window of Syntrophorhabdaceae bacterium contains these coding sequences:
- a CDS encoding DUF169 domain-containing protein — protein sequence MTLIKQDFEILNDFHFDIQPVAVKYLVTAPQTMSPLSERMALCEMLKRAQGGEVFYAQVKDHTCEAGQYILGQREIEDQFISGQFGAGLGIFKDERAAARLYHYVPKIAKGVLNYVSFSPLDKLSFEPDVLILLPNTDQMEILLRAMSYETGKMWSSRYSPAIGCSWLFAYPYLTGEINFIATGFGFGMRRRKLFPQGHHFMTIPFDQLPAMLRTLREMPWVPEPFKPDGLEYVKQLRVRLDLDK from the coding sequence TTGACGCTCATCAAACAAGATTTTGAGATACTGAACGACTTTCATTTCGACATACAACCAGTTGCCGTCAAGTATCTGGTGACGGCCCCTCAAACAATGAGTCCGCTTAGCGAGCGGATGGCCCTCTGTGAGATGTTGAAAAGGGCACAGGGAGGCGAAGTGTTCTACGCCCAGGTCAAAGACCATACCTGCGAGGCAGGGCAATATATATTGGGCCAGAGGGAGATTGAGGACCAGTTCATAAGCGGACAATTCGGAGCAGGGTTAGGCATTTTTAAAGACGAACGAGCTGCGGCCAGACTTTACCACTATGTCCCGAAGATAGCGAAAGGGGTTCTTAATTATGTATCATTTTCTCCGCTCGACAAACTCTCCTTCGAACCAGACGTGCTTATTCTGCTCCCAAATACCGATCAGATGGAGATCCTTCTCAGGGCTATGAGTTATGAAACGGGAAAGATGTGGTCAAGTAGATACTCACCCGCCATAGGCTGTTCATGGCTCTTTGCCTATCCTTACCTCACCGGGGAGATAAATTTTATCGCTACCGGTTTTGGATTCGGTATGAGGCGAAGGAAACTCTTCCCACAAGGCCACCATTTCATGACCATCCCCTTTGATCAGTTGCCCGCTATGTTGCGAACGTTAAGAGAGATGCCCTGGGTGCCTGAACCGTTCAAGCCGGATGGGCTGGAATACGTCAAACAGTTGCGCGTGCGACTTGATTTGGATAAATAG
- a CDS encoding FCD domain-containing protein, which yields MQKRSKDTVVSLEDFLVSKSRMSDQVKELLKELVLTRNVGDRIPAENEIARQLGVSKVTVRQALGNLEAQGLIERRRGINGGNFVAKPTSSNMTELVGNYFRMGDVTAQNLMEFRCALEPAIAKLAALRVTNAELQKVKNVIDDLENNLNRATTLKELQLGRSKVTEFHVLVGEASHNPFVSHVMIGMATVLQTVLDQLPPTDFETAGRFVDHAKRLYNALKQRNDSGAYEAMLKLCEMYATRASRNKSSRPLRKKGSTNEATHQNSSTDGGRQ from the coding sequence ATGCAGAAACGGTCGAAAGATACGGTAGTGAGTCTCGAAGATTTTTTAGTCAGCAAGTCGAGAATGTCGGATCAGGTCAAGGAGTTGCTCAAAGAGTTGGTGCTGACGAGGAATGTGGGAGACAGAATCCCGGCCGAGAATGAAATCGCCCGCCAACTAGGCGTATCTAAAGTGACTGTCCGACAGGCCTTAGGTAACCTTGAAGCTCAGGGCCTCATCGAAAGGCGACGAGGCATAAATGGTGGAAACTTTGTAGCGAAACCGACTTCCAGCAACATGACCGAGCTGGTTGGGAATTACTTTCGTATGGGAGATGTAACGGCGCAAAACCTCATGGAGTTCCGCTGCGCTCTCGAACCGGCCATTGCCAAGCTTGCCGCACTGAGGGTCACGAATGCCGAGTTACAAAAAGTGAAGAACGTCATTGACGATCTTGAAAACAACCTGAATCGCGCAACCACCCTAAAAGAACTTCAACTTGGGAGGTCCAAGGTCACCGAATTTCACGTTTTGGTCGGGGAAGCTAGCCACAATCCTTTTGTCAGCCACGTGATGATCGGCATGGCAACTGTTCTTCAAACAGTTCTAGATCAGCTCCCGCCGACCGACTTCGAAACAGCCGGGCGCTTCGTGGATCACGCAAAACGGCTTTATAACGCGTTAAAACAACGCAACGACTCAGGCGCATACGAGGCGATGCTCAAGCTCTGCGAAATGTATGCGACGCGCGCATCGAGAAATAAGAGCTCTCGACCGTTGCGCAAAAAAGGTTCAACGAACGAAGCAACTCACCAAAATAGCTCAACTGACGGAGGCCGGCAATGA
- a CDS encoding MFS transporter — protein MKTETASVAQVGQNAIQRATHYRWVILVLMFLFFLINQADRANIGVVLPFVRKEFALTNLQAGALASMFFLGYAVTQIPAGLFMGRIGARLMTSLSVFVFSVFTFLIGVSPGATAMKWFRFGLGVGEGPAGIGAGTLIKAWFPHKEQATATALYMNAAPIAFILAPPTCIAIMMQWGWRGVFYCFAIPGIIVAAIWYILVRNRPEESRFCSQGERDYIVQSAGGMRSKIGPQITSMGWLDKCIRVRRGMTALDTPGQVFQSWNVWADCFIFFFAAMCQWGMLIWIPSYLVNERHLSMVRMGLLAAVPNIGSFLGAFFGGWTSDKLLGGRRKPMIFLTAIGTIVMMYLLAHAPASQGILAFLLFFNGFATGSSMSIYISYPMGLTTRRTFPTALGLVSTAGSIGGFLSPMVAGYLLDTFKTFNVVFYFFALALGMTFLFALTMVEPLETLSAEKD, from the coding sequence ATGAAGACGGAAACAGCCAGTGTTGCTCAAGTCGGTCAAAATGCTATCCAGCGTGCGACCCACTATCGATGGGTCATCCTCGTTCTCATGTTTCTCTTCTTTTTGATTAACCAAGCCGACAGGGCGAACATCGGGGTTGTCTTGCCTTTTGTTCGAAAGGAATTTGCTCTCACAAATCTTCAGGCAGGAGCTCTGGCTAGCATGTTTTTTTTGGGGTACGCAGTAACCCAGATACCGGCAGGGCTTTTCATGGGTAGAATTGGCGCCCGTCTAATGACATCGCTCTCAGTTTTTGTCTTTTCTGTTTTTACTTTTCTCATTGGCGTTTCTCCCGGTGCAACCGCTATGAAATGGTTTCGATTCGGTCTTGGCGTCGGTGAAGGCCCAGCAGGCATAGGGGCGGGCACGCTCATCAAGGCATGGTTTCCGCATAAGGAGCAGGCGACAGCGACTGCACTCTACATGAATGCGGCGCCAATAGCGTTCATTCTCGCGCCTCCTACGTGCATCGCGATCATGATGCAGTGGGGCTGGCGGGGCGTTTTCTATTGCTTTGCCATTCCCGGCATCATAGTTGCGGCTATCTGGTATATTCTGGTGCGTAACAGACCAGAGGAGAGCAGGTTTTGCAGCCAGGGGGAACGGGATTATATCGTTCAGTCGGCCGGTGGAATGCGCTCGAAGATTGGCCCCCAGATCACATCTATGGGCTGGCTGGACAAGTGCATTCGTGTGAGACGGGGGATGACAGCGTTGGATACCCCGGGTCAGGTTTTTCAATCATGGAACGTTTGGGCGGATTGTTTCATTTTCTTCTTCGCTGCCATGTGTCAATGGGGTATGCTCATCTGGATTCCATCGTATCTCGTGAATGAAAGGCACCTATCTATGGTACGGATGGGGCTGCTTGCGGCAGTGCCAAACATTGGTTCCTTTCTCGGCGCCTTTTTTGGCGGTTGGACTTCCGACAAGCTTTTAGGTGGCCGCCGGAAGCCTATGATCTTCCTCACGGCAATCGGGACGATCGTCATGATGTATCTGCTTGCACACGCTCCTGCCAGCCAGGGAATACTCGCTTTTCTCCTGTTCTTTAACGGGTTCGCCACAGGGAGTAGTATGTCTATCTACATCTCTTATCCCATGGGGCTCACCACTCGCCGGACTTTCCCGACTGCTCTGGGCTTAGTCTCCACTGCGGGCTCCATAGGAGGCTTTCTCTCGCCGATGGTCGCCGGATATCTTTTGGATACCTTTAAGACTTTTAACGTGGTCTTCTACTTCTTTGCGTTGGCGTTAGGCATGACGTTCCTGTTTGCTCTGACAATGGTGGAGCCATTAGAGACGCTGAGTGCGGAGAAGGACTGA
- a CDS encoding MBL fold metallo-hydrolase, which yields MDWTSATVGKSIPEAQNLLTIRWWGTANFELTYGNQVILLGAYFDRGPRNRPTGIKVDQISKVDAVFLGHAHFDHMSDATQVARQTGASVYGHRIVVDTLLTQGLPSSQTKLVNNGDIFQFDDFVVEAFHVLHSNTPGTPPELPEDAQAAFKNLVSVAHGTPTIEEEAAEAAILSRGSWDPDILSNGVFAYLFTFGDDFRFIYHDSACCVVTEEAKAIMERIGGKADIATIAYQGGPQQFAVPYGMPELRLFHPSFFIPNHHDEIKGAYFDMATEPLFEAIRHEWNHIAPISLLYGEPVYFDVHSHAMVAKGSYSLKKQRKKHENRKTH from the coding sequence ATGGATTGGACGTCTGCCACCGTGGGGAAATCAATTCCAGAGGCACAAAACCTGCTCACCATACGATGGTGGGGTACCGCCAATTTCGAACTAACCTACGGGAACCAGGTAATTCTTCTGGGCGCGTACTTCGATCGAGGACCCAGGAATCGTCCCACTGGTATCAAGGTTGATCAGATAAGCAAGGTAGATGCAGTGTTTCTCGGACATGCTCACTTTGACCACATGTCCGATGCAACCCAGGTCGCCCGTCAAACTGGGGCTAGCGTATACGGCCATCGTATAGTGGTCGATACGTTACTTACACAGGGGCTACCATCTAGCCAGACGAAGCTTGTAAACAATGGCGACATTTTTCAATTTGATGATTTTGTCGTAGAGGCGTTTCATGTTCTTCACAGCAATACGCCTGGAACTCCGCCCGAGCTCCCCGAGGACGCACAGGCAGCTTTCAAAAATCTCGTCTCTGTAGCACATGGGACGCCGACAATCGAAGAAGAGGCCGCTGAAGCAGCCATCTTATCAAGAGGCTCTTGGGATCCCGACATTCTGTCAAATGGGGTTTTTGCCTATCTTTTCACGTTCGGTGATGATTTTCGATTTATCTATCATGACAGCGCATGCTGCGTCGTCACGGAGGAGGCGAAGGCGATTATGGAGAGAATCGGGGGCAAGGCCGACATAGCGACCATAGCCTATCAGGGAGGTCCCCAGCAATTCGCTGTCCCATATGGAATGCCCGAACTTAGGCTTTTCCACCCTTCGTTCTTCATTCCAAATCATCATGATGAGATAAAGGGAGCCTACTTTGACATGGCTACGGAGCCGCTCTTTGAAGCAATTCGTCATGAATGGAACCACATAGCTCCGATTTCTCTTCTATATGGAGAACCCGTTTATTTTGATGTTCATTCCCATGCTATGGTGGCAAAAGGCAGCTATTCATTGAAAAAACAAAGAAAGAAACACGAAAATAGGAAGACCCACTAA